In Sporosarcina sp. PTS2304, a genomic segment contains:
- a CDS encoding NifU family protein: MTTDTKLYEPVKEVLDKLRPFLLRDGGDCELVDIDEGIVKLRLLGACGTCPSSTITLKAGIERALLEEVPGVVEVEQVF, encoded by the coding sequence ATGACAACAGATACGAAATTATACGAGCCGGTAAAAGAAGTGCTAGATAAATTACGCCCATTCCTATTGCGCGATGGAGGGGACTGCGAACTTGTGGACATTGACGAAGGAATTGTCAAGTTACGTTTATTAGGTGCATGTGGAACGTGCCCAAGCTCGACGATTACATTAAAAGCAGGTATTGAACGCGCATTACTTGAAGAAGTTCCTGGCGTTGTAGAGGTAGAACAGGTCTTTTAA
- a CDS encoding YuzD family protein: protein MSLSPVIIEVYGADIQCASCVNAPSSKDTYEWLDAALSRKYPNQPFTIMYIDIDKELTEPYQLEIVEKIREDEYFYPLVMVNNEMVGEGYIQLKPVYRAMEALGYHAV from the coding sequence ATGTCACTATCACCTGTAATTATTGAAGTGTATGGAGCGGATATTCAGTGCGCTAGTTGTGTAAATGCCCCTTCATCTAAAGATACGTACGAGTGGCTTGATGCTGCTCTTTCAAGAAAGTACCCTAATCAGCCTTTCACCATTATGTATATTGATATTGATAAGGAGTTGACGGAACCATATCAACTGGAAATCGTTGAAAAGATCCGTGAAGATGAGTACTTTTATCCGTTGGTTATGGTAAACAATGAAATGGTAGGCGAAGGATATATCCAGTTGAAACCTGTCTACCGGGCAATGGAAGCACTTGGTTATCACGCAGTATAA
- a CDS encoding NAD(P)/FAD-dependent oxidoreductase, translated as MKRPTILVLGAGYGGLMTVVNLQKSLGTDEADIVLINKNDYHYESTWLHEAAAGTLTPEQVRYDIASVINSNKVKFIEAEVTGIDVESKNVKTNLGSHTYDYLVIALGFEGETFGIKGLDQYALSIANVKAARQIRDHMEYQFATWSTEEVKDDSRLTIIVGGAGFTGIEYLGELGNRVPELCKEYDVPAKKVRILCVEAAPMVLPGFDPELVEYAVRQLGSKGVEFSIGTPVVEATPEGVMIKTGEGEDDVEFIKAGTVVWAAGVRGNRLIEESGIENMRARVKVEKDLRAPGFDNVFVIGDCSLMINEAINRPYPPTAQIAMQQGEICANNLIALMKGKPTMEFVPDLKGSVCSLGDSDAIGVVFDKKLTGAKASFMKKMIDNRALFMVGGVGLTIKKGKFNFL; from the coding sequence GTGAAAAGACCGACAATCTTAGTATTGGGTGCAGGGTACGGTGGTTTGATGACCGTCGTAAATTTACAAAAGTCATTAGGAACAGATGAAGCAGATATCGTCCTAATCAATAAAAATGACTATCACTATGAATCTACATGGTTGCATGAAGCAGCTGCTGGGACTTTGACGCCGGAGCAAGTTCGTTATGACATTGCTAGTGTCATCAACAGCAACAAAGTGAAGTTCATTGAAGCAGAAGTTACAGGTATTGATGTAGAATCAAAAAATGTTAAGACAAACCTTGGTTCACATACATACGACTACCTGGTAATTGCTCTTGGCTTTGAAGGTGAGACTTTCGGTATTAAAGGTCTTGATCAGTATGCATTATCTATCGCGAACGTAAAAGCTGCGCGCCAGATTCGTGACCATATGGAATATCAATTCGCTACTTGGTCTACAGAGGAAGTTAAAGATGATAGCCGTTTAACTATCATTGTAGGTGGAGCAGGCTTTACTGGAATTGAATATCTTGGTGAATTAGGTAACCGTGTGCCTGAGTTATGTAAAGAATATGATGTGCCGGCTAAAAAGGTGCGCATTCTTTGTGTAGAAGCAGCGCCAATGGTCTTGCCTGGTTTTGATCCAGAACTAGTAGAATATGCGGTACGTCAATTAGGTTCAAAAGGTGTAGAATTCTCCATCGGTACACCAGTCGTTGAAGCGACTCCTGAAGGCGTTATGATTAAAACTGGAGAAGGCGAAGATGATGTAGAATTCATCAAAGCTGGAACGGTTGTATGGGCAGCCGGAGTACGCGGTAACCGTTTAATTGAAGAGTCAGGCATTGAAAATATGCGCGCTAGAGTTAAAGTGGAGAAAGATTTACGCGCACCTGGTTTTGACAATGTATTCGTCATCGGTGACTGTTCACTTATGATTAATGAAGCAATTAACCGACCGTATCCTCCAACAGCACAAATCGCGATGCAACAAGGTGAAATTTGCGCTAATAACCTTATCGCTTTGATGAAAGGGAAGCCGACTATGGAGTTCGTACCGGATTTAAAAGGTAGCGTATGTTCATTAGGTGACTCTGATGCAATTGGTGTAGTATTTGATAAGAAATTAACAGGTGCGAAAGCGTCATTTATGAAGAAAATGATCGATAACCGTGCACTCTTCATGGTAGGCGGCGTTGGATTAACTATTAAAAAAGGTAAATTTAATTTCCTATAA
- a CDS encoding iron-sulfur cluster assembly accessory protein — protein sequence MNNPVEITEAAAFHVKKMMTHNEEEGSYLRVSVNGGGCSGLTYGLGFATEQEKDDVFYTQHDIPVLVKEEDAAILAGTKVDYKESLMGGGFTIDNPNAIANCGCGTSFRTAQKAGAPADCE from the coding sequence ATGAACAATCCAGTAGAAATTACAGAGGCAGCAGCATTTCACGTGAAAAAAATGATGACACATAACGAAGAAGAAGGCTCTTATTTACGCGTATCAGTCAATGGTGGCGGGTGCAGCGGACTGACATATGGACTAGGGTTTGCGACTGAACAAGAAAAGGATGACGTGTTCTATACACAACATGATATTCCAGTTCTCGTGAAAGAAGAAGACGCAGCGATTTTAGCAGGAACGAAAGTTGATTATAAGGAGTCATTAATGGGTGGCGGCTTCACAATCGACAACCCGAATGCGATTGCGAATTGTGGCTGTGGAACGAGTTTCCGTACAGCTCAAAAAGCGGGCGCGCCTGCAGATTGTGAATAA
- a CDS encoding DUF2225 domain-containing protein, whose amino-acid sequence MSIMEISPFYEKKMQCLLCKEHFPTTRIRSRQVRVSDHDSDFRPIYMNKEINPLFYNVAVCPHCGFAYTDDFSPYFGPGTKEMIAKNITAKWRSRSFGGIRTNEEAVEAYKLAYLSANFKKEKHLTMAGMMLRIAWIYRETEQNEQEIRYLRIARDLYLQAFSNGDYVGTQMSETRVQYIIAELSWRIHDRAQAIMNFSRVIEAQKRSTEPTIIQLAKDRWQEIRDEEATNKIG is encoded by the coding sequence ATGAGTATAATGGAAATCAGCCCATTTTATGAGAAGAAAATGCAATGTTTACTATGCAAAGAGCATTTTCCAACTACCCGTATTCGTTCACGTCAAGTAAGAGTCTCTGATCATGATAGTGATTTTAGGCCTATATATATGAATAAGGAAATTAATCCTCTTTTCTATAATGTTGCTGTTTGTCCGCATTGTGGCTTCGCATATACAGATGATTTTTCACCCTATTTTGGCCCAGGCACAAAAGAAATGATCGCCAAAAACATTACAGCGAAATGGCGCAGCCGGTCATTTGGTGGGATCCGTACGAACGAAGAAGCTGTAGAAGCTTACAAACTGGCTTACTTAAGTGCGAATTTCAAAAAAGAAAAGCACTTAACTATGGCTGGTATGATGTTGCGGATCGCATGGATTTATCGAGAAACCGAGCAAAACGAACAGGAAATACGCTATTTACGGATTGCACGCGACCTTTATTTACAAGCTTTTTCAAACGGTGACTACGTAGGTACCCAAATGTCTGAAACGCGTGTACAGTATATCATCGCTGAGCTTTCTTGGCGCATTCATGATCGTGCGCAAGCAATTATGAATTTCTCACGCGTAATCGAAGCGCAAAAACGGTCTACTGAACCGACGATTATTCAATTAGCGAAAGATCGCTGGCAAGAAATACGGGATGAAGAAGCTACGAATAAAATTGGATAA
- a CDS encoding YuiB family protein: MQTISIAQVLLSILIFIVMFFGIGFLINMLLRMTWLMAIVYPIVVIFIIDDVPMFHYITKPAHAFSELGASIMSLHVVDIVILSSGLVGAIIAGFVMKALRRQGYQMF; encoded by the coding sequence ATGCAAACTATATCCATAGCGCAAGTGTTGCTATCGATCTTAATATTTATTGTAATGTTTTTCGGTATTGGTTTCTTAATCAATATGTTATTGCGCATGACCTGGCTGATGGCCATCGTGTATCCGATTGTCGTTATTTTTATTATTGATGATGTACCGATGTTCCATTACATCACGAAGCCTGCACATGCGTTTAGTGAATTAGGTGCAAGTATTATGTCGCTTCATGTAGTAGATATTGTGATTTTATCCAGTGGTTTAGTTGGGGCGATTATCGCAGGGTTTGTTATGAAGGCTTTGCGAAGACAAGGGTATCAAATGTTTTAA
- a CDS encoding leucyl aminopeptidase, producing MITVEASSTLQQQEVELLVIGIPDHPENVKEWETVVEAFHPSLPEWIKSGDIKQEFNQLTKMPALTKRSFKRVYFVGIGKQDQLSDVQLRELFATVGKQLHADRIRSVAVWTAPFCNEELTCADIAHIASEGISMGSYEYEGFRTSSNEVDVPLELVRFITHANEQEVIAAGNIGMIHAHAVNEARTLVNVPPNLLTPTKMADYARELAKSYDFEIDVLGKAEMEELGMGAILAVNQGSVEEPQLIVLKYQATDQWEDVIGLVGKGVTYDTGGYSLKPREGMIGMKGDMGGAAAVLGAMCIIGESRPKKNVIAVIASTDNMISGTAFKPDDVITSLSGKTIEVLNTDAEGRLVLADAVTYAKQAGAEYLIDVATLTGGVIVALGNDKTGTLTNDQDFYKQFEKAAEETGEFIWQLPLTENDKKRIRKSPVADLNNSPGRDGHMIFGGGFVGEFAENTPWIHLDIAGTSDASSPHVLGPKGATGVMVRTLATFVERLAATDQE from the coding sequence ATGATCACAGTTGAAGCATCATCCACATTACAGCAACAAGAGGTTGAACTATTGGTGATCGGAATACCTGATCATCCTGAAAACGTGAAAGAGTGGGAGACAGTCGTTGAAGCGTTCCATCCCTCTTTACCTGAATGGATTAAATCAGGTGATATTAAGCAAGAGTTTAATCAATTAACGAAAATGCCTGCACTTACTAAACGTTCATTTAAGCGCGTGTACTTTGTAGGGATAGGAAAGCAAGACCAGCTATCGGATGTGCAACTACGCGAGTTGTTCGCGACAGTAGGTAAACAGTTGCATGCTGATCGTATACGTTCAGTAGCGGTATGGACAGCCCCTTTTTGCAATGAAGAATTGACCTGTGCAGACATCGCTCACATAGCATCAGAAGGAATTAGTATGGGCTCCTATGAATATGAAGGTTTCCGAACATCTTCCAATGAAGTGGATGTTCCGCTTGAACTAGTCAGATTTATTACACATGCAAACGAACAAGAAGTAATAGCTGCAGGGAACATCGGTATGATCCATGCACACGCTGTGAACGAAGCGCGGACGTTAGTAAATGTTCCGCCAAATTTATTAACGCCGACTAAAATGGCAGATTACGCACGTGAACTCGCAAAAAGTTATGACTTTGAAATCGACGTATTAGGAAAAGCGGAAATGGAAGAACTCGGAATGGGTGCGATCCTTGCAGTCAATCAAGGATCTGTTGAAGAGCCCCAATTGATTGTCTTAAAATATCAAGCGACTGATCAATGGGAAGATGTCATTGGATTAGTAGGCAAAGGCGTCACGTATGACACGGGTGGCTACTCGCTGAAGCCGCGCGAAGGCATGATAGGTATGAAAGGTGATATGGGCGGTGCAGCGGCTGTATTGGGTGCTATGTGCATTATAGGAGAGTCCCGGCCGAAGAAAAATGTAATAGCCGTCATTGCATCAACAGATAATATGATTTCGGGAACAGCGTTTAAACCAGATGACGTCATTACTTCATTGAGTGGAAAAACAATTGAAGTATTAAATACGGATGCGGAAGGACGTCTAGTGTTAGCAGATGCGGTAACATACGCGAAGCAAGCGGGTGCAGAGTATCTGATAGACGTTGCGACGCTTACAGGCGGAGTCATTGTGGCGCTTGGCAATGATAAAACAGGGACATTAACGAATGATCAAGACTTTTACAAACAATTTGAAAAAGCAGCAGAAGAAACAGGAGAATTTATTTGGCAACTGCCTTTGACGGAAAATGATAAGAAACGAATTCGCAAAAGTCCGGTAGCCGATTTAAATAATTCGCCAGGACGTGATGGACATATGATCTTCGGCGGTGGCTTTGTAGGTGAATTTGCTGAAAATACTCCGTGGATTCACTTAGATATTGCCGGCACATCAGACGCTTCTAGTCCTCATGTGCTTGGTCCTAAAGGTGCGACAGGTGTAAT
- a CDS encoding divergent PAP2 family protein, whose product MAIFENVPLLAALFAILFAQFVKIPIHFLLTRKLDFGLMTSTGGMPSSHSAAVTALTTAIAFEAGLDSPLFAVSAIFAVIVMFDATGIRYQAGQQAVIINQMRSDFQMFVDDIKGWPKKDNETKIQELKTLLGHKPNEVFFGALTGIAISIITYSWIL is encoded by the coding sequence TTGGCTATTTTTGAGAACGTACCGCTCCTTGCAGCGTTATTCGCCATTTTATTTGCTCAGTTTGTTAAAATTCCTATTCATTTTTTATTGACGCGTAAACTCGATTTTGGACTTATGACTTCTACAGGCGGTATGCCCAGTTCACATTCGGCAGCTGTCACGGCATTGACGACGGCTATTGCTTTTGAAGCAGGCTTGGATTCGCCTTTATTCGCGGTGTCTGCAATTTTTGCGGTGATTGTTATGTTCGATGCAACAGGAATTCGTTACCAGGCGGGGCAGCAAGCAGTCATTATCAATCAAATGCGTTCTGATTTTCAGATGTTTGTGGATGATATTAAGGGGTGGCCGAAAAAGGATAATGAAACGAAGATCCAAGAGCTTAAGACATTGCTTGGCCATAAGCCGAACGAAGTGTTTTTCGGGGCTTTGACTGGTATTGCAATTTCGATCATTACGTATTCTTGGATTCTTTGA